The Rhodocytophaga rosea genome has a segment encoding these proteins:
- a CDS encoding T9SS type A sorting domain-containing protein has protein sequence MGQTIRGSGNDDLRTLHQLSTGEYILTGYSQSGISGDKSQASQGATDYWVIKISSTGGKIWDKRFGGSGDDWVEASVVNSDGSIVLAGRSASGVSGDKSQASQGGRDFWVIKINSTGSKVWDKRFGGTGNEDANAMVATSDGYLIGGLSTSGISGDKSQSSQGGSDFWIIKINLSGTKLWDKRFGGTLTEDLRSIIKTTDGGFLLGGKSDSGVSGDKSQGSQGGTDYWSVKINSSGTRQWDKRFGGSVAEELRTVIQTSDGGYLLAGRSDSGISGDRTQASQGGTDYWMVKVSSSGGAGLIASARTEAEQASEEMEISMGLKADPNPFTEKITISFTLPQTEQVRLKVYNSQGLEVSTLFEGEAEKDKAYEFEWNANDQNPGMYIIRLGSESKMESRKVILVR, from the coding sequence ATGGGACAAACGATTCGGGGTAGTGGCAATGATGACCTGCGTACTTTGCATCAATTGTCGACAGGAGAATATATTCTGACAGGGTATTCTCAGTCTGGTATCTCTGGTGATAAGAGTCAGGCTTCGCAAGGGGCAACCGATTATTGGGTGATCAAGATCAGCTCTACCGGAGGGAAAATATGGGATAAACGCTTTGGTGGATCGGGTGATGACTGGGTAGAAGCATCGGTTGTGAATTCAGATGGCAGCATTGTACTGGCTGGAAGGTCAGCTTCAGGGGTAAGTGGAGACAAGAGTCAGGCTTCACAGGGCGGCAGAGACTTCTGGGTGATCAAGATCAACTCCACAGGAAGCAAAGTATGGGACAAGCGTTTTGGCGGCACAGGCAATGAAGATGCCAACGCAATGGTAGCTACTTCAGATGGCTACTTGATAGGAGGCTTATCTACTTCGGGCATATCTGGAGACAAGTCTCAATCTTCACAAGGTGGCAGTGATTTCTGGATTATCAAGATCAACTTAAGCGGTACCAAGTTGTGGGATAAACGCTTCGGTGGAACACTTACAGAAGATCTCAGATCGATTATTAAGACCACAGATGGTGGGTTTTTATTAGGCGGTAAATCAGATTCAGGCGTGAGTGGAGATAAGTCGCAGGGCTCACAAGGAGGCACCGATTACTGGAGTGTGAAAATCAACTCATCCGGCACCAGGCAGTGGGACAAACGCTTTGGGGGTTCTGTGGCCGAAGAGTTAAGAACGGTGATTCAGACTTCCGATGGCGGCTACTTATTAGCAGGCAGATCTGATTCTGGCATCTCTGGAGACAGAACCCAGGCTTCGCAAGGCGGTACTGATTACTGGATGGTCAAAGTATCTTCCAGCGGTGGAGCTGGCTTAATAGCTTCTGCCAGAACCGAAGCTGAACAGGCATCAGAAGAGATGGAGATAAGCATGGGTTTAAAAGCTGATCCGAATCCATTTACTGAGAAAATCACCATTAGCTTTACTTTGCCACAAACCGAGCAAGTACGCTTGAAAGTATACAACAGCCAGGGATTAGAAGTCAGTACCTTGTTTGAAGGCGAAGCCGAGAAAGACAAAGCCTATGAGTTTGAATGGAATGCTAACGATCAGAATCCTGGCATGTATATTATCCGTTTGGGTAGTGAAAGCAAGATGGAATCCAGGAAAGTAATTCTTGTCAGATAA
- a CDS encoding SDR family NAD(P)-dependent oxidoreductase — translation MSIETLPGIKLFDLSGKTAIVTGGSKGLGLAMAAGLASAGANLMLVNRNAAEGEAAATSLSQQYGVKAVSFPADITSQAQTEAMVQEALNIFGRIDILINSAGINIRGAIDQLSLDDFNKVMEVNVNGTWLACRAVIPHMKGVGAGKIINLASTLGLVGLANRTPYTASKGAVVQMTRALALELAPFNINVNAICPGPFLTEMNLPIADSDEAKKFVVGATALGRWAELKEIQGAALLLASEAATYMVGTILTVDGGWTAK, via the coding sequence ATGAGTATAGAAACACTTCCTGGAATAAAATTATTTGATCTGAGCGGAAAAACAGCTATTGTTACAGGTGGTTCCAAAGGCCTGGGTCTGGCGATGGCGGCTGGGCTTGCTTCGGCAGGAGCAAATCTGATGCTGGTCAACCGGAATGCAGCAGAAGGCGAAGCAGCCGCAACGTCATTGAGTCAGCAATATGGGGTGAAAGCAGTTTCTTTCCCGGCAGATATTACCAGTCAAGCACAGACAGAAGCGATGGTTCAGGAAGCCTTGAACATATTCGGAAGAATTGATATTCTGATCAATAGTGCCGGCATTAATATCCGGGGAGCCATTGACCAGCTCAGCCTGGACGATTTTAACAAAGTAATGGAAGTGAATGTGAATGGCACCTGGCTCGCCTGCCGGGCAGTAATTCCGCATATGAAAGGAGTGGGTGCCGGAAAAATTATTAACTTGGCCAGTACACTTGGTTTGGTCGGCTTAGCCAACCGGACTCCCTACACAGCCAGTAAAGGGGCGGTAGTACAAATGACCAGGGCGCTTGCCTTAGAACTTGCTCCATTCAACATAAATGTAAATGCCATTTGTCCTGGACCATTCCTGACTGAAATGAATTTGCCTATCGCTGACTCTGATGAAGCTAAGAAATTTGTAGTAGGCGCTACTGCACTGGGCCGGTGGGCAGAATTAAAAGAAATACAGGGAGCAGCTCTACTTCTGGCAAGTGAGGCAGCTACCTATATGGTAGGTACCATACTCACCGTAGATGGTGGCTGGACAGCCAAGTAG
- a CDS encoding sugar phosphate isomerase/epimerase family protein produces the protein MHRRDFLQKTAFGAMALSFPVIPNFLKGIPMGVVVHSYASRWNSKTPSQAYPAFTNAIDLLEHCHQIGAGGIQVVVKDWSADFVKKVRTRREKLGLYMEGSIGLPKKAEDVATFEKEVANAREAGAQILRTVSLGGRRYETFKSQQEFEAFQKSALLALQLSEPVLKKHKIKLGVENHKEWLAPELAALLKQVSSEWVGVTLDFGNSIALLEDPMEVVETLVPYAVSTHVKDMAVAEYADGFLLSEVPLGKGILDLPRIVALCKKNNPNVTFNLEMITRDPLEIPCLKDEYWTTFEGISPTALARTLRMVKSHPYKPELPRVSQLTAEEKLKAEEDNIVSCLAYSKNELNLN, from the coding sequence ATGCATAGAAGAGATTTTTTACAGAAAACAGCCTTTGGTGCCATGGCACTGTCTTTTCCAGTAATCCCAAATTTTCTCAAAGGGATACCTATGGGCGTAGTGGTACATTCCTATGCCAGCCGGTGGAATTCAAAAACGCCCAGCCAGGCTTATCCCGCTTTTACCAACGCCATCGACCTGCTCGAACATTGCCATCAGATTGGAGCCGGAGGCATACAGGTAGTGGTAAAAGACTGGTCGGCAGATTTTGTTAAAAAAGTACGTACCAGGAGAGAAAAGCTGGGTTTGTATATGGAAGGATCTATTGGCTTGCCTAAAAAAGCGGAAGATGTAGCCACGTTTGAAAAAGAAGTGGCGAATGCCAGAGAAGCCGGAGCTCAGATTTTACGCACCGTTAGCCTGGGCGGAAGGCGGTATGAAACATTTAAGTCCCAGCAAGAATTCGAAGCCTTTCAAAAAAGCGCCTTGCTCGCTCTGCAACTTTCTGAACCAGTTCTCAAAAAACACAAGATCAAACTAGGCGTAGAAAACCACAAAGAATGGCTGGCACCTGAACTGGCGGCTTTATTAAAACAAGTAAGCAGTGAATGGGTGGGTGTTACCCTGGATTTTGGAAATAGTATTGCCCTGCTGGAAGATCCGATGGAAGTGGTAGAGACTCTGGTTCCGTATGCAGTAAGTACTCATGTAAAAGACATGGCTGTAGCCGAATATGCAGATGGTTTTCTATTGTCGGAAGTTCCACTGGGAAAAGGAATACTGGATCTGCCCAGAATTGTGGCGCTGTGCAAAAAAAATAATCCCAACGTAACCTTTAACCTGGAAATGATCACCCGTGATCCTTTGGAAATACCTTGTCTGAAAGATGAATACTGGACTACTTTTGAAGGTATATCACCAACTGCACTTGCCCGGACTTTACGTATGGTAAAATCGCATCCCTATAAGCCTGAACTTCCCAGGGTTTCTCAACTGACAGCGGAAGAAAAACTAAAAGCAGAAGAAGATAATATTGTATCCTGCCTGGCCTATAGCAAAAACGAGTTAAATCTGAATTAA